Genomic window (Ignisphaera cupida):
GCACAAGAATAACTCGTTTAAGAATAGCAAAACCTGCTAAGGCAAAAAAGAAGTAAATTTGTTGGTGCCTCTCATTGGTCAAAATACTATTTCTGGGTGTTGGTGGCTGGATATCCAACCCCCTACTTGGCTACACATCATTTGCAGTAATCAATTCAAAAGGTAATTGGATTCTTGTAGAAGCTGGTGAAGGAGCATACCAAAACATAGTAAAGTGTGGACTTAAAATAAATGATAATCTTAAAGGCATAGTCATTTCCCATAGACATGGAGACCACATACTAGGATTGCCAACAATTCTTCAAATAGCTAAGCACTTAGGAATTAAGGAGGTTACTATAATAGGAATAGATGATGTTATAGAAGCTGTTTCAGAACTTATAACAGCTTCAGCATCTCAAAATACAGCAAACATCGTAAAAGCTATTAGACTGGATTTTGGGGAGAAAATAAAAATTGATGATTTCGAAATAGAATTTCTAGAATCTGTTCACACAATACCAGCAGCCTCAATAAAGATAATTGCCAATGGAAAATGCATTGTCTACAGCGGTGACACATCATATAATCCAAGACTAGCTGACTTTGCCAGAAAATGTGATGTGCTCATTCACGAGGTTTCTAGCTATAGCGAAGAAGCCCACAAATATGGCCATAGCACATACAAAGATGCATTTGAGATAGCGCTAAAAAGCAATGTGAAAACATTGGTGCTTACACACTTTTACCAATGGCCTCAGCCAATAAAAACCCCAATTGAAGGCTCCATGGAAATACTTGTTCCACATCCATGTCAAATCCTAGAAATATAAAACGCGAATTCTGCTTGTAACCAGGTTATTGTAAAGGTATAATAGCCTTCAAATTCTTATCCACCTTCACCTTCACCCCATATACCTCTTCTATAATCCTCTCGTTTAAAACCTCCTCTGGTGTTCCAACTGAGTATATTTCTCCCTTGTTCATTAGAATTACCTTATCCGAGAATCTGTACGCTTGTGTAAGATCATGCAATGACATTATTACTGTTAGTGATTTCTCTTTACTTAAACTTTTGATAAGGTTTAGAATATCTATTTGGAATCTCAAATCAAGATTTGCAGTGGGCTCATCAAGAAGCAGTATCCTAGGTTCTGATGCTAAAGCTCTTGCAATTAAAACCCTTTGCAATTCTCCACTACTAAGCTCTGTTAAGTCTCTGTAAATAAATTGCTCTGCTTTCACAGATTTTAAAGCATTGATAGATATTTCAACATCTTTTTTAGTTGGCATAAAATCTATGTGTGGTCTTCGACCTGTTAACACAAAATCTATTACTTTCATACCTGGTGCAATGTTTATATGTTGAGGAACTAGACAAAGCATTTTTGCAAGTTCTCTTCTCGAAAAATCAAACACATTTTTCATATCGATGTACACAGATCCTTTAGTGGGTTTTACAATAGCATCTATTGTTTTTAGCAGTGTTGTTTTTCCAGCTCCATTAGGTCCAACAATGCTTACAATCTCTCCTTCATTAATCTCAAAAGAAACACCATTCAAAGCCTTAACACTGTTATATCTAACCTCAACATCAATAACCTTTATTATAGCCATTGAATCACCTCCTCAGGAGGAGATATATTAAAAGTGGTGAGCCAATCAATGAAAGTGTTATTCCCACAGGCAACACAATTGGCGATAAAACAAATCTGCCAATGGCATCAGCAACTATGAGTAGTATAGCAGCTACAAGCATTGACTGGACAATTAAATATCTGTGGCTATTACCAACAATAAGCCTAGCTATATGTGGTGATACAAGGCATAGAAAAGCTATTACACCAGAAAATGCTGTTGTTATTGATGCTCCAAGTGCAGCAACAATTGAAGTTTCTAATCTAACTCTCTTAGCATCTACTCCACTAGCATAAGCAACATCATCACCTAAAACCATGAGGTCATAATCTATTGATTTAGCAATAAAATATCCTGAAATAATTGCTGCTCCAATAGCCAAAATTCTTAGCTCAACCCAACCAACTCTTCCAACATCACCAAAAGTCCAAAAAACAATTAAGGCTATTTGAAGCTCATTTAGCAAAAGATATTGAACAAGACTTAATAGTGCCTGGTAAAAGAAGTTCATAGCTATAGCAGCTAAAATTAGCGCTTTCTCACTTAAACCAGCTCTAGATGCAAGTAGCAACACAATAGATGTTTGAATAACAGCAAAAACAAATGCAAATATGGGTAATACATATGGATTATTATACAATATAACCCACCTACTTATAGAACCACCAACGCCAGCAAGCAATGCTAGTGCAACACCAAGTGCAGCTGCATTAGATATTCCAAGCGTAAATGGAGAAGCCATGGGATTTCGCAATATTGACTGCATAGCAGCTCCTGAGCCACCAAGAATAAAACCTATTGCAATACTAGCTAAAACTCTTCTCAACCTGAACAACAAAATATCTCTAATATCAGGTGGCATATTGTTTTGGAAAAATATGTACTTGATTACATCTATAAAAGTGATTTTGTAAACTCCTATAGAAATGGATATTGGTATTAAAACTATAAGAATAATTATGGAGAGAATTATAAAAAATAATCTCTCCTTAAATATTCTTTCAATGTACATATAGTAGCCCTAGCCGCATTTAAACTTGTCACTAAGATTTACAAATCCTGGATAACCACCATCAACAAAGTCTTTATATAATGGTTTTCCAAGAAACATCTTGAATATCTCATCAGTTTTGCTAATTGGATCTACATCACTGAACTTATTTGGATACAAAACCTTTCCCATGTAATATGCATCAGCAAGAGCTGTTGCAACATTTGTGTGATAGTAGTTAAATGGTAGTATACCAAAAACCTTTCCCTCCTTAAAAGCATTTAAACCACAGTACTTTGACGAATCCTTTGCAAAATCATTTAAAACAGTATTCAAGTTGTTTTCATCTATGAATATAAATTCTGGTTGTTGCTGCATTAAATACTCAAAATCTATTTGCATGTAGCCACCTTTGCCAGAAACCGAATCAACTATTGATGGAGTATTCAAAAGCAGTAAAGGCGCGAATCTTGCTTGTGTTGCTGTAAATGGCTGTGCACCTTTATATGATATTGCACCAACATAAACCTTTGGCTTTGCAGTTAAATCCTTTGTTCTACTGCTCAGATCAGATACTATAGAATCTATGTATTCTACTAATTTTCGTGCTCTTTCTTCTCTTCCGAGAACCTTTCCAAGCAAGTTCAAAGCACTCTTTATAGCATCTACATCAAGATATCCTGCCATACCATAGTCAATAACAAGCACGCTAGCATTTACCTCTTCAGCTAATCTATCAGGAGAATATAGATCAACATATGTTCTAGACATTATTATGAGCTGTGGCTTTACTGCTCTCAATCTTTCTGGATCAGGTGGCTTATTAGGTCCTCCAGCTCCTACTATAGGCAACTTCTTGAATATGTTGCTAAAAGCCATTGCATAGTCTCTTCCAACAACCCTTTGACTTGTTTCAATTTCTTCTACACCAAC
Coding sequences:
- a CDS encoding MBL fold metallo-hydrolase is translated as MVKILFLGVGGWISNPLLGYTSFAVINSKGNWILVEAGEGAYQNIVKCGLKINDNLKGIVISHRHGDHILGLPTILQIAKHLGIKEVTIIGIDDVIEAVSELITASASQNTANIVKAIRLDFGEKIKIDDFEIEFLESVHTIPAASIKIIANGKCIVYSGDTSYNPRLADFARKCDVLIHEVSSYSEEAHKYGHSTYKDAFEIALKSNVKTLVLTHFYQWPQPIKTPIEGSMEILVPHPCQILEI
- a CDS encoding ABC transporter ATP-binding protein, giving the protein MAIIKVIDVEVRYNSVKALNGVSFEINEGEIVSIVGPNGAGKTTLLKTIDAIVKPTKGSVYIDMKNVFDFSRRELAKMLCLVPQHINIAPGMKVIDFVLTGRRPHIDFMPTKKDVEISINALKSVKAEQFIYRDLTELSSGELQRVLIARALASEPRILLLDEPTANLDLRFQIDILNLIKSLSKEKSLTVIMSLHDLTQAYRFSDKVILMNKGEIYSVGTPEEVLNERIIEEVYGVKVKVDKNLKAIIPLQ
- a CDS encoding FecCD family ABC transporter permease, encoding MYIERIFKERLFFIILSIIILIVLIPISISIGVYKITFIDVIKYIFFQNNMPPDIRDILLFRLRRVLASIAIGFILGGSGAAMQSILRNPMASPFTLGISNAAALGVALALLAGVGGSISRWVILYNNPYVLPIFAFVFAVIQTSIVLLLASRAGLSEKALILAAIAMNFFYQALLSLVQYLLLNELQIALIVFWTFGDVGRVGWVELRILAIGAAIISGYFIAKSIDYDLMVLGDDVAYASGVDAKRVRLETSIVAALGASITTAFSGVIAFLCLVSPHIARLIVGNSHRYLIVQSMLVAAILLIVADAIGRFVLSPIVLPVGITLSLIGSPLLIYLLLRR
- a CDS encoding ABC transporter substrate-binding protein, which produces MYLDRGIGKTIAIIVAIAVAIASLGVALFLIKRGEAVISMEKQSSQEYFTVVDILNRTVKIPRNLSRVVAIGPGALRLVAYLNATDLLVGVEEIETSQRVVGRDYAMAFSNIFKKLPIVGAGGPNKPPDPERLRAVKPQLIIMSRTYVDLYSPDRLAEEVNASVLVIDYGMAGYLDVDAIKSALNLLGKVLGREERARKLVEYIDSIVSDLSSRTKDLTAKPKVYVGAISYKGAQPFTATQARFAPLLLLNTPSIVDSVSGKGGYMQIDFEYLMQQQPEFIFIDENNLNTVLNDFAKDSSKYCGLNAFKEGKVFGILPFNYYHTNVATALADAYYMGKVLYPNKFSDVDPISKTDEIFKMFLGKPLYKDFVDGGYPGFVNLSDKFKCG